A window from Polyangium spumosum encodes these proteins:
- a CDS encoding DUF2309 domain-containing protein, translating to MRAILNAATPSVSAESRKHLEHEIEHIAHVLPGQGPIDTFIHHNTLHGFQHLPFEEAVLSARRVLGGRGYLSLDEYRRLFVIGRITEEDLLRARRERRGDERDEVLARIGARVITTWDIERIVLLHDLDPRGPLPTEEPVGDRLEALFERVEHLEASGGPAPPLDAREPRRQMMQHAARRLSEHLGDLGPETCHRDVLLALTGEDIHERIHPQILRVTMAFLDEGLAAWHLAGRSLGFYDAFREMAEHDRFFELEGLPGARDALRALPPLAVDAILQSLGRLGVPEAHWGTYLRRICVGLPGLAGMVRWRETHPEYPAQKAHPIDLLQFLAVRLFHEVLFVRRASLRAFGHDGDIESLRRHFKHHLPELLVRHALFRGELPDCLAERARALLEARSPGDAAGDDGAMLRLAHMVFEWKTEEIVSGVHATRRDAIRLGALAQHLGVSPGELHAASTEDTSRLLSVLDALTPDALSPLWQRAYEIHYRDAVLHALAENVRAREPFAGRRDAALVFCMDDREEAIRRHVEQLRPSYETFGAAGFFGVAITYEALGAREPVPLCPIAATPTHELAEVPREAARAAWASRSSRARPLVALRDAAREATRNPVSSYFAIDLLGLFSLLPVVGRLLFPRAYERMARHAKHAVLPAVETEVPLDHERETKGPGRKSHFTVTERADRVAALLRSIGLVRDFAPLVVLIGHGSESRNNPHLSAYDCGACGGKHGGPNARVFARMANDPDVRALLAERGFPIPNNTWFLGAEHNTATDAFTYFDLVDVPRAFRPALDELRGVLQHASERSAQERCRKFESAPKNPTPARALRHVVGRASDLSQARPELGHATNALVIFGPRSISQGVFLDRRALLVSYDPGIDPDGTILEGLLLAAGPVAAGINLEYYFSTVDNPIYGCGTKVPHNVAGLIGVMEGASGDLRTGLPRQMIEIHEPMRLLMLVAARTQILTKIYERQPPLRELVGHAWVHLVVMDPETGACSSFQPDRGFVPWEPRAATQTSRQVSAAHA from the coding sequence ATGCGCGCCATTCTGAACGCGGCCACCCCTTCCGTCTCCGCCGAATCGAGAAAACACCTCGAGCACGAGATCGAGCACATCGCCCACGTCCTGCCCGGACAGGGCCCGATCGACACGTTCATCCACCACAACACGCTGCACGGCTTCCAGCACCTCCCTTTCGAGGAGGCCGTCCTTTCCGCGCGGCGCGTGCTCGGCGGGCGCGGGTATCTCTCGCTCGATGAATATCGACGGCTCTTCGTGATCGGCCGGATCACCGAGGAAGACCTCCTGCGCGCCCGTCGCGAGCGAAGAGGAGACGAGAGGGACGAGGTCCTCGCGCGGATCGGCGCGCGGGTGATCACCACGTGGGACATCGAGCGGATCGTCTTGCTCCACGACCTCGACCCGCGAGGGCCCCTCCCGACCGAGGAGCCCGTGGGCGACAGGCTCGAGGCGCTCTTCGAACGCGTCGAGCACCTGGAAGCCTCGGGCGGCCCTGCCCCTCCGCTCGACGCGCGGGAGCCTCGCCGGCAGATGATGCAGCACGCGGCGCGCAGGCTCTCCGAGCACCTCGGCGACCTCGGCCCCGAGACGTGCCACCGCGATGTCCTGCTCGCGCTCACGGGCGAGGACATCCACGAGAGGATCCACCCCCAGATCCTCCGCGTGACGATGGCCTTCCTCGACGAGGGCCTCGCGGCGTGGCACCTCGCCGGTCGCTCGCTCGGCTTTTACGACGCTTTCCGCGAGATGGCCGAGCACGACCGTTTCTTCGAGCTCGAGGGCCTCCCCGGCGCCCGCGACGCATTGCGGGCGCTGCCGCCGCTCGCCGTCGACGCGATCCTCCAGAGCCTCGGGCGCCTCGGCGTGCCGGAGGCGCACTGGGGGACGTACCTCCGGCGCATCTGCGTGGGTCTGCCCGGCCTCGCGGGTATGGTGCGCTGGCGCGAGACGCACCCCGAATACCCCGCGCAGAAGGCGCACCCGATCGACCTCCTCCAGTTCCTCGCGGTGCGTTTGTTCCACGAGGTGCTCTTCGTGCGGCGCGCCTCCCTCCGCGCCTTCGGGCACGACGGCGACATCGAGAGCCTCCGCCGTCATTTCAAGCATCACCTGCCGGAGCTGCTCGTCCGGCATGCGCTCTTCCGCGGCGAGCTGCCCGATTGCCTCGCCGAGCGCGCCCGCGCCTTGCTCGAGGCCCGCTCCCCGGGTGACGCCGCCGGCGACGACGGGGCCATGCTCCGCCTCGCCCACATGGTCTTCGAATGGAAGACCGAGGAGATCGTGAGCGGCGTACACGCCACGCGGAGGGACGCGATTCGGCTCGGCGCGCTCGCGCAGCACCTCGGCGTCTCGCCGGGCGAGCTCCACGCGGCCTCGACCGAGGACACCTCACGATTGCTTTCGGTGCTCGACGCTCTCACGCCCGACGCGCTCTCGCCGCTCTGGCAACGCGCCTACGAGATTCATTACCGCGACGCCGTCCTCCACGCGCTCGCCGAGAACGTCCGGGCGCGAGAGCCTTTTGCGGGCCGCCGCGACGCAGCGCTCGTCTTTTGCATGGACGACCGCGAGGAGGCCATCCGCCGGCACGTCGAGCAGCTCCGGCCCTCGTACGAGACCTTCGGCGCCGCGGGCTTCTTCGGCGTGGCGATCACCTACGAGGCGCTCGGCGCGCGGGAGCCCGTGCCGCTTTGCCCGATCGCCGCCACGCCCACCCACGAGCTCGCCGAGGTGCCGCGTGAAGCGGCCCGCGCTGCGTGGGCCTCGCGCTCCTCGCGCGCGCGCCCCCTCGTGGCCCTCCGCGACGCCGCCCGCGAGGCCACACGAAACCCCGTCTCGTCCTACTTCGCCATCGACCTCCTCGGTCTTTTCTCCCTCCTCCCCGTCGTGGGCAGGCTGCTTTTTCCGCGCGCCTACGAGCGCATGGCGCGCCACGCGAAACACGCCGTGCTGCCCGCCGTCGAGACGGAGGTGCCGCTCGATCACGAGCGCGAAACCAAAGGTCCTGGACGAAAGAGCCATTTCACCGTGACCGAGCGGGCGGACCGCGTGGCGGCTCTCCTCCGGAGTATCGGCCTCGTCCGCGATTTCGCGCCGCTCGTCGTGCTCATCGGCCACGGCTCCGAGAGCCGCAACAACCCCCACCTCTCCGCCTACGACTGCGGCGCCTGCGGGGGCAAACACGGCGGGCCAAACGCGCGTGTCTTCGCGCGTATGGCGAACGACCCCGACGTGCGCGCCCTCCTCGCCGAGCGGGGCTTCCCCATCCCAAACAATACGTGGTTCCTCGGCGCCGAGCATAACACCGCGACGGACGCCTTCACCTATTTCGACCTCGTCGACGTCCCCCGCGCATTCCGCCCCGCGCTCGACGAGCTCCGCGGCGTGCTCCAGCACGCGAGCGAGCGCTCCGCGCAAGAGCGATGCCGCAAGTTCGAATCGGCCCCGAAAAACCCCACGCCCGCGCGCGCGCTCCGGCACGTGGTCGGACGCGCCTCGGACCTCTCGCAGGCGCGGCCCGAGCTCGGCCACGCGACGAACGCGCTCGTCATCTTTGGCCCTCGCTCGATCTCGCAAGGCGTCTTCCTCGACCGACGAGCCCTTTTGGTCTCGTACGATCCTGGCATCGACCCCGACGGCACGATCCTCGAGGGCCTCTTGCTCGCCGCGGGCCCCGTCGCCGCCGGCATCAACCTCGAATACTACTTCTCCACCGTCGACAACCCGATTTACGGCTGCGGGACGAAGGTCCCCCACAACGTCGCGGGGCTCATCGGCGTGATGGAGGGCGCCTCGGGGGATCTGCGCACGGGTTTGCCGCGACAGATGATCGAGATCCACGAACCCATGCGCCTCTTGATGCTCGTCGCGGCGCGGACGCAGATCCTCACGAAGATTTACGAGCGGCAACCCCCCCTCCGCGAGCTCGTCGGCCATGCGTGGGTCCACCTCGTCGTGATGGATCCCGAGACGGGCGCGTGTTCCTCGTTCCAGCCCGACCGGGGCTTCGTCCCCTGGGAGCCGCGGGCCGCGACGCAAACGAGCAGGCAGGTATCGGCGGCCCATGCTTGA
- a CDS encoding NADH-quinone oxidoreductase subunit L: protein MLDRLTLLVPLLPLVAALVIGSFSLSARPLGERATSRLALGAALLSSLGAAALLGRALFDGAPKTVFVAPWIESGAYRAPLELLLDPLSASLALLVAGFGALVLRFSTNYMHREAGFGRFFLVMCFFLAAMLLLVLGGNLVMTFVGWEGAGLASYLLIGYHHERKAPARSATYTFVTNRIGDAAFLGAIFVAWHELGTITYTSLFQAAETADRGALTTLGLCLLVAAAAKSAQLPFSPWISRAMEGPTPSSALFYGAVMVTAGLFLVLRVGPVLDHAPDVLHVMAAMGAATALYGGLVSLVQTDAKSGLIFSTVSQLGLMFLAVGLGARGIALFHLFTHALLRGAQFLTAPSTLRLVPRDEPSRDMELVAGRLGRGLHAAALARFWLEPLYEKCLVAPLLRLGRALDHVDTFDRGRGVPGRAVQYAASLAHLIETHLVRRAMGRGIPVTGDRLGRTLHHVEAVLERPVVVGALVLLSLFVVVRWAV from the coding sequence ATGCTTGATCGCCTCACCCTCCTCGTCCCGCTCCTCCCGCTCGTCGCCGCGCTCGTCATTGGCAGCTTTTCCCTGAGCGCGCGCCCGCTCGGGGAGCGCGCCACGAGCCGGCTCGCCCTCGGCGCGGCCCTGCTCTCCTCCCTCGGCGCCGCGGCCCTCCTCGGGCGGGCCCTCTTCGACGGCGCACCCAAAACTGTCTTCGTCGCGCCCTGGATCGAGAGCGGCGCTTATCGCGCTCCCCTCGAGCTCCTGCTCGATCCGCTCTCCGCGTCGCTCGCGCTCCTCGTCGCCGGCTTCGGCGCGCTCGTCCTGCGATTCTCGACGAATTACATGCACCGCGAGGCCGGCTTCGGCCGCTTCTTCCTGGTGATGTGTTTCTTCCTCGCCGCCATGCTCCTGCTCGTGCTCGGCGGCAACCTCGTGATGACCTTCGTGGGCTGGGAGGGCGCGGGGCTCGCGTCGTACCTGCTCATCGGATACCACCACGAGCGCAAGGCGCCCGCCCGCTCCGCGACCTATACATTCGTGACGAACCGTATCGGCGACGCGGCCTTCCTCGGCGCGATCTTCGTGGCCTGGCACGAGCTCGGCACGATCACGTACACGTCGCTCTTCCAGGCCGCGGAGACCGCGGATCGAGGAGCCCTGACCACCCTCGGCCTCTGCTTGCTCGTCGCGGCGGCCGCGAAATCGGCGCAGCTCCCATTCTCGCCCTGGATCTCCCGCGCCATGGAGGGCCCGACGCCTTCGAGCGCGCTCTTTTATGGCGCGGTCATGGTCACCGCCGGCCTCTTCCTCGTGCTGCGCGTCGGCCCCGTGCTCGACCACGCGCCCGACGTCTTGCACGTGATGGCGGCCATGGGCGCGGCGACGGCGCTTTATGGCGGGCTCGTGAGCCTCGTGCAGACGGACGCAAAGAGCGGGCTCATCTTCTCCACCGTCAGCCAGCTCGGCCTCATGTTCCTCGCGGTCGGGCTCGGGGCCCGCGGCATTGCGCTTTTTCACCTCTTCACGCACGCGCTCCTCCGCGGCGCGCAGTTCCTCACCGCGCCGAGCACCCTGCGGCTCGTCCCGCGCGACGAGCCCTCCCGTGACATGGAGCTCGTCGCGGGAAGGCTCGGACGTGGCCTCCACGCCGCGGCGCTCGCTCGATTCTGGCTCGAGCCCCTCTACGAAAAGTGCCTCGTCGCGCCCCTCCTGCGCCTCGGCCGCGCGCTCGACCACGTGGACACCTTCGACCGCGGCCGCGGCGTCCCGGGGCGCGCCGTTCAATACGCCGCCTCGCTCGCGCACCTCATCGAAACACACCTCGTCCGGCGCGCCATGGGCCGCGGGATCCCCGTCACGGGTGACCGGCTCGGGCGCACCCTCCACCACGTCGAGGCCGTCCTCGAGCGGCCCGTCGTCGTGGGCGCGCTCGTCCTCCTCTCCCTCTTCGTCGTCGTCCGCTGGGCGGTTTGA
- a CDS encoding complex I subunit 4 family protein produces MHVFPLLSALVVLPLLAAASVRSLKKPRHVYSIGLGFAALELLLSALVVARFERHTPALQLVERIPLFGDHAYHVGVDGISVLFLPLTALLALLVILHAELAAKQRPGHYLAAIFSLQASLMGAFVALDLLLFWAFAALELVPGTLLVRSWGTGPGRRAAARRYAALNTMGALLVLAGAIVLGRATGGQFSLEALTNTPAPARAQFLAFWLFVLGFAVRIPLFPFHGWLPPVMAEGPAVGVSVFLVGAKLGVYGLLRFVIPLLPLAAHRYGPLLAALGVVGMIYGALLALVQTNLRRLVAFACLAHTGSVLVGISTLNAEGLSGALLVTLNVGLSAAGLYFVAGFLHRRLGSTDVARGARLSRHAPLLSFTFLLVGLSTIGMPGTSGFEAEHLVVVGALEAHHGILALAVGLGSLLGAAYLLRYFQRAFLASAAAPAPPATEAPASRRAVHDLGPRELIIAGATAAIIVGLGLFSHPLLEVVDGSVRAMSTRLDHARPKTPLVMHGEGAP; encoded by the coding sequence ATGCATGTATTCCCTCTCCTGAGCGCGCTCGTCGTCCTGCCCCTCCTCGCCGCGGCGTCCGTCCGTTCCCTGAAAAAACCACGCCACGTTTATTCGATCGGCCTCGGCTTCGCCGCGCTCGAGCTCCTCCTCTCCGCGCTCGTCGTCGCGCGCTTCGAGCGGCACACGCCCGCGCTCCAGCTCGTCGAGCGTATCCCCCTCTTCGGCGATCACGCCTATCACGTCGGCGTCGACGGCATCAGCGTCCTCTTTTTGCCCCTGACGGCGCTGCTCGCGCTCCTCGTCATCCTGCACGCCGAGCTCGCCGCGAAGCAGCGGCCGGGCCATTACCTCGCCGCCATCTTCAGCCTGCAGGCCTCCCTCATGGGCGCGTTCGTCGCGCTGGATCTCCTGCTCTTCTGGGCCTTCGCCGCGCTCGAGCTCGTCCCTGGCACCCTGCTCGTGCGGAGCTGGGGCACGGGGCCGGGGAGGCGCGCGGCGGCGCGGCGGTATGCGGCGCTCAACACCATGGGCGCCCTGCTCGTCCTCGCCGGCGCGATCGTCCTCGGCCGCGCCACGGGCGGCCAGTTCTCCCTCGAGGCGCTCACGAATACGCCCGCCCCCGCGCGCGCGCAGTTCCTCGCCTTCTGGCTCTTCGTCCTCGGCTTCGCCGTCCGCATTCCTCTCTTTCCTTTCCACGGCTGGTTGCCGCCCGTGATGGCCGAGGGCCCGGCCGTCGGCGTGAGCGTCTTCCTCGTCGGCGCCAAGCTCGGCGTGTATGGCCTCCTGCGCTTCGTGATCCCGCTCCTCCCGCTCGCCGCGCACCGATATGGCCCCCTCCTGGCCGCCCTCGGCGTCGTCGGCATGATCTACGGCGCGCTCCTCGCGCTCGTGCAGACCAACCTCCGGCGCCTCGTCGCGTTCGCCTGCCTCGCGCATACGGGCAGCGTGCTCGTCGGCATCTCGACGCTCAACGCGGAGGGGCTCTCGGGGGCGCTGCTCGTCACGCTCAACGTCGGCCTGAGCGCGGCCGGCCTCTATTTCGTCGCGGGCTTCTTGCACCGCCGCCTCGGCTCCACCGACGTCGCGCGTGGCGCGCGGCTCTCGCGACACGCGCCCCTGCTCTCGTTCACGTTCCTGCTCGTGGGCCTCTCGACGATCGGAATGCCGGGGACGAGCGGATTCGAGGCCGAGCACCTCGTCGTCGTGGGCGCGCTCGAGGCGCACCACGGCATCCTGGCCCTCGCGGTTGGCCTCGGCAGCTTGCTCGGCGCGGCTTATCTCCTCCGATATTTCCAGCGCGCATTCCTCGCCTCCGCCGCCGCGCCCGCCCCTCCCGCGACGGAGGCCCCCGCCTCGCGCAGGGCCGTCCATGACCTCGGCCCGCGCGAGCTCATCATTGCCGGCGCGACCGCTGCGATCATCGTGGGCCTCGGGCTCTTCTCCCACCCCTTGCTCGAGGTCGTGGACGGCTCGGTGCGCGCCATGTCCACGCGCCTCGACCACGCCAGACCCAAAACGCCCCTCGTGATGCACGGGGAGGGCGCGCCGTGA
- a CDS encoding complex I subunit 4 family protein, with amino-acid sequence MHIREILAADQVGFPVLSTLIFLPLAGALLVLAIGDDRRARRAALAISLIELLLSLFVLARFVTGTPDVQFAERRPWIPTLGASYHLGVDGMSVLFLPVAALLSVLVLVASWREVKARARGHNAALLALSAMVMGIFSSLDLVLFFVFWEASLIPMYFLVSLFGVGPERRYAAMKFVLTMLTASGPLLLGIVLLAVAGRESPADPYTFDWLVLRERPVPPSIGPVVFFTMLIGFAVKGPFVPLHTWMPTMLRECPVGIGVLLTGLKLGCYGVLRFLVPLLPEATARHAWLLGALGVTAIVYGALVALVQPNLRRLLSFSCLSHVGFVLLGISSGSTEGLSGAVLVMLNLGLSATGLFFLTGFLQNRVGSSEVSALGGVAQKAPRAAVMFLLLGLAGIGLPGTSGFPGEHLVLLSAYETSLPSLVLALFGTILGAAYVLRVFERVFLGPVTRPRVAAMKDLRPLEWGVVGCLAILVLVVGLHPRPLLEIVGPSAEALARPSGPAVVARP; translated from the coding sequence ATGCACATTCGAGAAATCCTCGCCGCAGATCAAGTCGGCTTCCCCGTCCTCTCGACGCTGATCTTCCTCCCGCTCGCCGGAGCGCTCCTGGTCCTCGCCATCGGCGACGACAGACGCGCCCGGCGGGCGGCCCTCGCCATTTCCCTGATCGAGCTCCTCCTCTCGCTCTTCGTGCTCGCGCGGTTCGTGACCGGCACGCCCGACGTGCAATTCGCCGAGAGGCGCCCGTGGATCCCCACGCTCGGCGCGAGTTATCACCTCGGGGTCGACGGCATGAGCGTGCTCTTTTTGCCCGTCGCGGCCTTGCTCTCCGTGCTCGTGCTCGTCGCCTCGTGGCGCGAGGTGAAGGCCCGCGCCCGCGGCCATAACGCGGCCCTGCTCGCGCTCTCCGCGATGGTCATGGGCATCTTCTCGTCCCTCGACCTCGTCCTCTTTTTCGTGTTCTGGGAGGCGTCGCTCATCCCCATGTATTTCCTGGTCAGCCTCTTCGGCGTGGGGCCCGAGCGCAGGTATGCGGCGATGAAATTCGTCCTGACCATGCTCACCGCCTCCGGGCCGCTCCTGCTCGGCATCGTGCTGCTCGCCGTCGCGGGCCGCGAGAGCCCGGCCGATCCGTACACCTTCGACTGGCTCGTCCTGCGCGAGCGGCCGGTCCCGCCGTCGATCGGGCCCGTCGTGTTCTTCACGATGCTGATCGGCTTCGCCGTCAAGGGCCCCTTCGTCCCCTTGCACACCTGGATGCCCACGATGTTACGCGAATGCCCCGTGGGCATCGGCGTCCTGCTCACGGGCCTCAAGCTCGGCTGTTATGGCGTGCTCCGCTTCCTCGTCCCGCTCCTGCCCGAGGCCACGGCGCGCCACGCGTGGCTGCTCGGCGCCCTGGGCGTCACCGCTATCGTCTACGGCGCGCTCGTCGCGCTCGTCCAGCCAAACCTCCGGCGTCTTCTCTCGTTCTCGTGCCTGAGCCACGTGGGCTTCGTGCTGCTCGGCATCTCGTCGGGCTCGACCGAGGGCCTCTCGGGCGCGGTGCTCGTGATGCTGAACCTGGGCTTGTCCGCGACGGGCCTCTTTTTCCTGACCGGTTTCCTGCAAAATCGCGTCGGCTCGTCGGAGGTCTCGGCGCTCGGCGGCGTCGCGCAGAAGGCGCCACGCGCGGCGGTGATGTTTTTGCTCCTCGGCCTCGCCGGCATTGGCCTGCCGGGCACGAGTGGCTTCCCCGGTGAGCACCTCGTCCTGCTCTCGGCCTACGAAACGAGCCTCCCGAGCCTCGTCCTCGCGCTTTTTGGCACGATCCTCGGCGCGGCCTACGTCCTGCGTGTCTTCGAGCGTGTCTTCCTCGGCCCCGTCACGCGCCCACGTGTCGCCGCGATGAAGGACCTCCGGCCCCTCGAGTGGGGCGTCGTCGGTTGCCTCGCCATTCTCGTGCTCGTGGTTGGCCTCCATCCGAGGCCCCTGCTCGAGATCGTCGGGCCGAGCGCCGAGGCCCTCGCGCGGCCGTCCGGGCCGGCCGTCGTCGCGCGCCCCTGA
- a CDS encoding RNA polymerase sigma factor, which produces MAPPDSTTLPGGRAQFEAAVRPVLPRLYRFCLALTADHDRADDLLQNTLVKAYAHAASFEGRSDLVVWISGIARHEYLETRRTEARRSGLFDRFAGGEAFMLRSRADERKTPEALVNQKEHASLLLACLETLPEALRDVIMLCDIEGVGYERAAAVLGIPKGTVKSRHARGRARLRLAYERQTPHKAQPHSHRTA; this is translated from the coding sequence ATGGCGCCACCAGATTCCACGACCCTCCCGGGCGGCCGCGCGCAGTTCGAGGCGGCGGTCCGCCCCGTCTTGCCCCGCCTGTACCGCTTCTGTCTCGCGCTCACGGCCGACCACGACCGCGCCGACGACCTCCTCCAGAACACGCTCGTCAAGGCTTATGCCCACGCCGCCTCCTTCGAGGGTCGCAGCGACCTCGTCGTCTGGATCAGCGGCATCGCCCGGCACGAATACCTGGAGACGCGCCGCACCGAGGCGCGGCGGAGCGGGCTCTTCGACCGCTTCGCGGGTGGGGAGGCCTTCATGCTCCGGTCCCGCGCCGACGAGCGGAAGACGCCCGAGGCGCTCGTGAACCAGAAGGAGCATGCCTCCCTTCTGCTCGCGTGCCTGGAGACCCTGCCCGAGGCCCTGCGTGACGTGATCATGCTCTGCGACATCGAGGGCGTGGGGTACGAGCGGGCGGCGGCGGTGCTCGGCATCCCCAAGGGGACGGTGAAGAGCCGCCACGCCCGCGGCCGAGCGCGCCTGCGGCTGGCCTACGAGCGCCAGACCCCCCACAAGGCGCAACCCCACAGCCACCGGACGGCCTGA
- a CDS encoding hybrid sensor histidine kinase/response regulator, translated as METKLPARILIVDDNQSLAKNLRDVLSGDRDLDVEVALAETGAEALDRAQKDGFEVAVVDVKLPDGSGVDLIGPLREACPHGEIVLVTGNATVNTAIAALRAGAFAFILKNFRPAELISTVAQALEKIALKREREEYERRYRAIVDAADVLIVGIDASGDVTLWNPRLAAMTGVSTEAAVGGPLPDNILDEDGKKRLYQAFVAVLGGGSASEVEVGVRDAMGAIRRVRWHLSAVRGSGKRVDLVYGIGIDVTERRALERRAADAEALNAMAPLALGLAHEIRNPLNAAVLELHLLGRGIERLEAPAVRDPMRARVRIVESEIKRLERLLTEFLEVARPRAPQREPLDLGRVVDEVLDLEAEAIAAHGLELVRELAAGVVALGDVEKLKQVVLNLVVNALDVMPQGGVLVARVGADEREAWLSIGDTGPGVDPNILAEIFDPFFTTKAAGTGLGLAIVRKIVDQHAGRVVVDTKKGEGTTVKVFLPRG; from the coding sequence ATGGAGACGAAATTGCCTGCACGTATCCTCATCGTCGACGACAACCAGAGCCTCGCGAAGAACCTCCGGGATGTCCTCTCCGGTGATCGGGACCTCGACGTGGAGGTCGCCCTCGCCGAGACCGGCGCCGAGGCGCTCGACCGGGCGCAGAAGGACGGGTTCGAGGTCGCCGTCGTCGACGTCAAGCTGCCCGACGGCAGCGGCGTCGACCTCATCGGCCCCCTGCGCGAGGCCTGCCCGCACGGCGAGATCGTCCTCGTCACCGGCAACGCCACGGTCAACACCGCCATCGCCGCCCTTCGCGCCGGCGCCTTCGCGTTCATCCTCAAGAACTTCCGCCCGGCCGAGCTCATCTCCACCGTCGCCCAGGCCCTCGAGAAGATCGCCTTGAAGCGCGAGCGGGAGGAGTACGAGCGCCGCTACCGCGCCATCGTCGACGCCGCGGACGTCCTCATCGTCGGCATCGACGCCTCCGGCGACGTCACCCTCTGGAACCCGCGCCTCGCCGCCATGACCGGCGTCTCGACCGAGGCCGCGGTCGGCGGCCCCTTGCCCGACAACATCCTCGACGAGGACGGGAAAAAGCGGCTCTACCAGGCGTTCGTCGCCGTCCTCGGCGGCGGCTCGGCGAGCGAGGTCGAGGTCGGCGTGCGGGACGCGATGGGCGCGATCCGCCGTGTCCGCTGGCACCTCAGCGCCGTGCGTGGCTCGGGCAAGCGGGTCGACCTCGTTTATGGCATCGGCATCGACGTGACCGAGCGTCGCGCGCTCGAGCGTCGCGCGGCCGACGCCGAGGCCTTGAACGCGATGGCGCCGCTCGCGCTCGGGCTCGCGCACGAGATCCGGAACCCGCTGAACGCCGCCGTGCTGGAGCTGCACCTGCTCGGCCGCGGCATCGAGCGGCTCGAGGCGCCGGCCGTGCGGGATCCGATGCGGGCGCGCGTGCGCATCGTGGAGAGCGAGATCAAGCGCCTCGAGCGGCTGCTCACGGAGTTCCTCGAGGTCGCGCGTCCGCGTGCGCCGCAACGCGAGCCCTTGGATCTCGGGCGTGTGGTCGACGAGGTGCTCGACCTCGAGGCCGAGGCCATCGCGGCGCACGGGCTCGAGCTCGTGCGGGAGCTGGCGGCGGGTGTCGTGGCGCTCGGCGACGTGGAGAAGCTCAAGCAGGTCGTCTTGAACCTCGTGGTCAATGCGCTCGACGTGATGCCCCAGGGCGGCGTCCTCGTGGCCCGGGTGGGCGCGGACGAGCGCGAGGCGTGGCTGTCGATCGGGGACACGGGGCCGGGCGTGGACCCGAATATCCTCGCCGAGATCTTCGACCCCTTTTTCACGACGAAGGCCGCGGGGACGGGGCTCGGCCTCGCCATTGTGCGCAAAATCGTCGACCAGCACGCCGGCCGGGTCGTCGTCGATACGAAGAAGGGCGAAGGCACCACGGTGAAGGTGTTTTTGCCGCGGGGTTGA
- the obgE gene encoding GTPase ObgE — MRFVDECRVKVVAGSGGNGAVAFRREKYVPFGGPSGGDGGRGGDVVLVGDEGMSTLLDFVYSRTIEAERGEHGQGSDCHGRGGEDRVEKVPLGTQIHDAETGELIADVTEHQQRVVVARGGKGGRGNIHFKSAEERAPRRAEKGEPGEERELRLELKVLADVGLVGFPNAGKSTFVASVSKARPKIADYPFTTLTPSLGVVEIGGGRRAGGTHFVIADIPGLVPGASEGVGLGTRFLRHLERTGALLHLVTIDPGEGRDPLKDYRAIRKEITKYSEALAARPEIVALSKADLPEVKEAYPALRKRFKRAKIELHLVSAATGEGMPELIAALWKMVSEGRRT; from the coding sequence ATGCGGTTCGTCGACGAGTGTCGGGTCAAGGTGGTGGCAGGCAGCGGCGGCAACGGCGCCGTGGCCTTCCGCCGGGAAAAATACGTGCCCTTCGGAGGCCCCTCGGGGGGCGACGGAGGTCGCGGCGGGGACGTCGTGCTCGTCGGAGACGAGGGGATGAGCACGCTGCTCGACTTCGTCTACTCGCGGACGATCGAGGCGGAGCGGGGCGAACACGGTCAAGGTTCGGACTGCCATGGGCGTGGGGGCGAAGATCGGGTCGAGAAGGTGCCGCTGGGCACGCAGATCCACGACGCCGAGACAGGCGAGCTCATCGCGGACGTGACCGAGCATCAGCAGCGTGTGGTCGTGGCGCGCGGGGGCAAGGGGGGTCGAGGCAACATCCACTTCAAGAGCGCAGAGGAGCGAGCGCCGCGGCGGGCGGAGAAGGGGGAGCCGGGCGAGGAGCGCGAGTTACGCCTGGAGCTCAAGGTGCTCGCGGACGTGGGGCTCGTGGGCTTCCCGAACGCGGGCAAGAGCACGTTCGTCGCGTCGGTGTCGAAGGCGCGGCCGAAGATCGCCGACTACCCGTTCACGACGCTCACGCCGTCGCTCGGGGTCGTGGAGATCGGCGGCGGGAGGCGAGCAGGCGGCACGCATTTCGTGATCGCGGACATCCCGGGCCTCGTGCCGGGGGCGAGCGAAGGCGTGGGCCTCGGGACGCGGTTCTTGCGGCACCTCGAGCGCACGGGCGCGCTCCTGCACCTCGTGACGATCGATCCGGGCGAGGGGCGAGATCCGTTGAAGGATTACCGGGCCATCCGGAAGGAGATCACGAAGTACAGCGAGGCGCTCGCGGCGCGCCCGGAGATCGTGGCGCTGTCGAAGGCGGACCTGCCCGAGGTGAAGGAGGCGTACCCGGCGCTCCGGAAGCGCTTCAAGCGGGCGAAGATCGAGCTGCACCTGGTGAGCGCCGCGACGGGGGAGGGCATGCCGGAGCTCATCGCCGCATTGTGGAAGATGGTGAGCGAGGGTCGTCGAACGTGA